A window of Planctomycetota bacterium genomic DNA:
CCTGTTCGCCGTTGGACCCCCTTGGGGTCCCTGTTCCTTACATAGGAGCCCTTCGGGCCGCAATCGCTCCTTCCCCGCTTCGGCCCGACGCCGGCCGACCCGGCGCATGAAACGGGGCCTTCGCCTCGCGAAGGCCCCGCCTTGGAATGTCTCTTACTCCGGCCCGCCGTGCCGCCTACCGGCTCCGGCGCCGCCTCGCCGCCAAGCCCAAGGCTCCGAGGCCGAGAAGCGCCATCGTCGCCGGCTCCGGCGTGTATTCGTAAGTAACCATGGCCGTGCCTGATATACCAAAGTCTGTTACCCAAACGGTGCTCTTGGATGTACCCGAAACATTGTAACCGCCGCTGCCGGTAATATCAACGGGGATGGTGCCTGCCCCGATGAAGTAACTGAGACCGCTCGTCAGAGAATCCGAATCCGAATCGCTGTCGTTAAGCGTCCCGTAGTCGTGATAGTCCGGACCGCTTCTGACGATGCCGTCTGTCGCCGTCACGGAAACCGGTCCATGAGTGTCGGTAATACTGCCGGCCGCGTGCAACAGTTCGGTCAAGCCGTTCATCACTTTGCCGTCAAAATTACCAATCAGAGACACGCCCATGGAGGCTGGAAGAGTAGGATCGTCATTCTCTGCCTCGATGCTCGAGTGAATATCGCCATCCAAGTCGAGCGTCACCTTGGTCAGGGTCAACGAGCCTCCAAGGTCGTTAAATTGAGACAGGTTGACCGTCTGGCTCCCTGGCGAAAGGTTGAAGGAGTAGGTCGTCGGATAAGAAATCGAGGAGGCCGACGCCACGCCCGGAACCACCAGCGGCAACAGAAGGACTGCTCC
This region includes:
- a CDS encoding choice-of-anchor E domain-containing protein, which codes for MWRNRIFMGAVLLLPLVVPGVASASSISYPTTYSFNLSPGSQTVNLSQFNDLGGSLTLTKVTLDLDGDIHSSIEAENDDPTLPASMGVSLIGNFDGKVMNGLTELLHAAGSITDTHGPVSVTATDGIVRSGPDYHDYGTLNDSDSDSDSLTSGLSYFIGAGTIPVDITGSGGYNVSGTSKSTVWVTDFGISGTAMVTYEYTPEPATMALLGLGALGLAARRRRSR